The genomic region ACCGCCCCGGCCTCGAGCGCGCCGCGCAGGAGCCCGGCGGCGTCGAAGGCGGAGGCCTCGAGGATGGTGGGCGGGTGCTGGTACTGCTTCTCGAAGGCCTCCACGAACCGCCGCGTCGCCGGCCGCTGCGAGCCGGCGAAGAAGCCGTCCACGAAGACCGCGCACTCGACGTAGCGCGACGCCTTCGCCACCAGGGCCGGATCGTCCCAGCCGTTCGCGCCGAGGAGCTGCACCGCGCGCGCGTCGGGCTGGTTCGTCGCCTTGCGGAAGCGCTCCAGGGCCGGCTCGTCGCAGGTGAGGGTCATCACGTCCTCGACGGCGAGGGCCGGGGCGAGCAGCGCCACGTTCTTCGCGAAGTCGGGGATGAAGACCGCGTCGAAGGTGATGATGGGGGGCAGCTCCTTGCGCAGCTTCTCCAGCGCCTTCTTGCGGCGGAAGGGGTCCTTCTCGTTCTTCTGGATCTCCTGGGCGGCCTTCCGGTAGTCGGCCCGGCGCTCGAGGCTCGACTTGCCCACGAGGTCGCGCACCATCGGCGAGAAGGTGGTCCGGTCGGCCTCGTAGGGGACCGAGCTCGACACCTCGGCGCCGCGCGCGGCGACCGCGCCGGCGAAGCTGCCGGCGAGCTCCTGGCCGTAGCTCGTCTCGGGGTAGAGCGTGGCGAAGCGCTTCAGCCCGCGGCGGGCGACGGCGAAGTCGGCGAGCGCGGCCGTCTGGGCCTCCGCCGTGAGCATGTTGCGGAAGACGAAGGCGCCGGCCTGCGTGACCCCGTCCACCTTGGAGAGCGAGATGAACGGCACGCCCTCGGCCTGGGCCGCCTGCGCGGCGGCCATCGCCTCGGCGTTGGTGACGCCGCCCACGGCGGCGATGACCTGGTCCTCGCGGGCGAGCTGCGCCAGGGCCTGGGCCGCGCCGCCCGGCTCGCCGCGCGTGTCGCGCTTCACGAGCTGGTAGGGCGTGTCGGCGAGCGCGAGCTCGAGCCCGGCGACGATCGCGTCGCCCCAGGCCTTGTAGCGGCCGGAGAGCGGCACGGCGACGCCGATGGAGGCGGTGGCGAGCGCGCCCGGGGGCGGGACGACCTGGGCGCCCTGGCCGGGGAGCGGCGGGAGGGGCCGCGCCGCGCCGGGGCCGGCGCCGGTGCCGCCGCGCGCGGGCGCCGACTGCTGCGGGGTGGCGCCGCCCTCCTCGTCGCCCTCCGGCACGCGCTTCACGCAGGCGAGGAGGACCAGCGAGACCGCCACCAGGTAATGTGACATGGCGGTGTTCTAACGCTTCTTGGCGCCGATGAGGTCGCCCACTTTGTCCCAGAAGCTGCGGGTCTGCGGGTGGGTGTCCTCCCCCGACAGGGCCGCGAAGCGCTCCAGCAGCTCGCGCTGCTCCTTCGAGAGGTGCGACGGGGTCTCGACCACCACGCGGACGTGCTGGTCGCCGCGCCCGCCGCCGTTGAGCGCCGGGATGCCCTTGCCGCGCAGGCGGAAGACCTTCCCGCTCTGCGTGCCGGCCGGGATCTTCATCTTCACTGGGCCGTCGAGGGTGGGGACGTCGAGCGCCGCGCCCAGCGCCGCCTGGGTGAACGAGATGGGCATCTCGTAGACCACCTCGGTGTCCTCGCGCCGGAAGATCGGGTGCTCGCGCACCTGCACCACCACGTAGAGGTCGCCGGGGAGCCCGCCGGGGCTCGGCGCCGGCTCGCCCTCGCCGGAGAGCTTGAGCCGCGTGTTGGTGTCCACGCCGGGCGGGACCTTCACCTCGACGGTGGCGACGTCCTTCTGCATCCCGGCGCCGCCGCAGTCCGGGCACTTGTCCACGATGACCTTGCCCTGGCCGCCGCAGCGGGGGCAGGTGCGCGCGATCGAGAAGAAGCCCTGCGTGAGCCGCACCTCGCCGGCGCCGCCGCAGGTCTGGCAGGTGCGCGGCTGGGTGCCCGGCTTCGCGCCCGAGCCCTCGCAGCGGGCGCAGCGCTTCGGGCGCGGCAGCTCGAGCCGCGCGGTGGTGCCGAAGGCCGCCTCCTCGAAGGAGAGCTCGAGGTGGTAGCGCAGGTCGGAGCCGCGCGGCCGGCCGCGGGACCGGCGCGTGCCGCCGCCGAACATCTCGCTGAAGATGTCGCCGAAGATGTCGTTGATGTTGGCCGCCCCGCCGAAGCCCTCGAACGGATTGGCCCCGGCGCCGGCGTGCCCGAACTGGTCGTAGCGGGCGCGCTTGTCGGGGTCGGAGAGGACCGCGTACGCCTCGGAGCACTCCTTGAAGCGCTCCTCGGCCCCCTTGTCGCCCTCGTTCTTGTCCGGGTGGTACTGGTGGGCGAGGCGCCGGTAGGCGCTCTTGATCTCCTGCTCGGTGGAGCCGCGGGTCACGCCGAGGACTTCGTAATAGTCGCGCTTTTCCAAGGTCATTCCAGGTCCTCACGCACGGGCGCGCGAGGAATGTAAAACCGGGCTGCCGGCTGGCAAATGCCCGGCGGCCGGGGCCGGCCCCTCCCCGGCCCTCCCCCGCCGCGCGGGAGAGGGGAGACCGACCGGCTACCCGCCGCTCGTGCTCGCGTAGATGGCGTCGGCGATCCGGTAGGCGCTGCCCTCCAGCCGGGTGAGCGCCTCCTTGATCCGGGCGGGGTCGTCCGCGCCCAGCACCGCCTTCAGGGCCTCGAGGTCGGCCTTGATCTCGGCGAGGTCGTTCGGCTTGAGCGCGCTCGCGTACTCCTCGACGCTCTTCTCGGTGGTGTAGATGAGCCCCTCGGCGTTGTTGCGGGCGTCGGCGAGCTCGCGCTTGCGCTTGTCGTCGGTCTGGTTCGACTCGGCGTCGCGGATCATCCGCTGGATCTCGTCCTCGGAGAGGCCGGAGGAGGCGGTGATCCGGATCTGCTGGGTCTTGCCGGTGCCGAGGTCCTTGGCCGAGACGTGGACGATGCCGTTGGCGTCGATGTCGAAGCTGACCTCGATCTGCGGCACGCCGCGCGGCGCCGGCGGGATGCCCACGAGCTCGAAGCGGGCCAGGGTCTTGTTGTCGGCCGCCATCTCGCGCTCGCCCTGGAGCACGTGGACCGAGACGAGGGGCTGGTTGTCCACCGCGGTGGAGAAGACCTGCGACTTCTTCGCGGGGACGGTGGTGTTCTTCTCGATGATCTTGGTGAAGACGCCGCCGGCGGTCTCGACGCCGAGGGAGAGGGGCGAGACGTCGAGGAGGAGGACGTCCTTCACCTCGCCCTTGAGCACGCCGCCCTGGATGGCGGCGCCCACCGCCACCACCTCGTCGGGGTTCACGCCCTTGTGCGGCTCCCGGCCGAAGAAGCGCTTCACCACCTCCTGGACCTTCGGCATGCGCGTCATGCCGCCGACCAGGATCACGTTGTCGAGCTCCTGCGGCTTCACGCCGGCGTCGGCGAGGGCGATCTGGCAGGGCTCGATGGTCTTCTCGACGAGGTCGCCGACCAGCTCCTCGAGCGTCTTGCGGTCGATGGTCTCGGAGAGGTGCTTCGGCCCGGTGGCCGGGTCGGCGGTGATGAAGGGGAGGTTCACCTCCGTCTCGCCGGCGCTCGACAGCTCGTGCTTGGCCCGCTCGGCGGCCTCCTTCAGCCGCTGCAGCGCCATCCGGTCCTTGCGCAGGTCGATCCGGTGCTGCTCGCGGAAGCGGTCGGCCAGCCAGTCGATGATCCGCTGGTCGAAGTCCTCGCCGCCGAGGAAGGTGTCGCCGTTGGTGGCCTTCACCTCGAACACGCCGCTGTTGAGCTCGAGGATGGTGATGTCGAAGGTGCCGCCGCCGAGGTCGTAGACGGCGATCTTCTCGGAGCGTCCCTCCTCCTGGCGGTCGATGCCGTAGGCGAGCGCCGCCGCCGTCGGCTCGTTGATGATGCGCAGCACCTCGAGCCCGGCGATGCGGCCGCCGTCCTTGGTGGCCTGGCGCTGGGCGTCGTTGAAGTAGGCCGGGCAGGTGACGATCGCCTCGGTGACCGACTCGCCGAGGTAGTCCTCGGCGGTCTGCTTCATCTTGGCGAGCACCATCGCCGAGACCTCGGCGGGCGAGTAGCGCTTGCGGTCCACCTCGACCCAGGCGTCGCCGTTGTCGGCGGGCACGATGTGGTAGGGCACGAGGCTCGCGGTGCGGGAGACCTCGGCGTCGCCCATCTTGCGGCCGATGAGCCGCTTCACCACGTAGACGGTCGAGTCGGGGTTGGTGATGGCCTGCCGCTTCGCGATCTGGCCCACCAGCCGCTCGCCCGACTCGGTGAAGGCGACCATCGAGGGGGTGGTGCGCGAGCCCTCGCTGTTCGGGATCACCACCGGCTCGCCGCCCTCCATCACCGCGACGCAGCTGTTGGTCGTGCCGAGATCGATTCCGATGACCTTGCCCATGGCGTCTCTTTCCTGGTGCGGACCTTAGGGCTGCCCGGCCCCGTCCGCGGGCGCGGCGGGCGGAGCGGCGGGTGCCGCGGCGGCGCCCTCGCCCTCGGCAGGCAGCGCCTCGGGAGCGGGGACGGCGGCGGGCGGCGGCTCGGCGGCGGCGGCCCCCTGCCGCGCCACCGCCACGCCCACCATGGCCGGGCGGAGCAGCCGCTCGGCGAGGAGGAAGCCGCGGCCGTGCTGGAACACGACCGTGCCCGGCTCGGCGTCGCCCTCCACCTGCATGATCGCCTCGTGCACGCGGGGGTCGAACGGATCGCCGAGCGCCGAGAAGATCCTCACGCCGTGCCGGGCGAGCGCGTCCTCGAAGCTCTTCAGCACGAGCTTCACGCCGCCGGCGAGCGGGTCGCCCTCCGGCGCCGCCGCGAGGGCGCGATCGAGGTTGTCCACCACCGGCACGAGGTCGTGGAGGAGCCGCTCGGCGGCGAACTTCTTCAGCTCCTCCTTCTCGCGCGCGGCGCGCTTGCGGGTGTTCTCGAGGTCGGCGGCGGTCCGGAGCAGGCGGGACTGGGCCTCGTCGAGCTCGGCCCGGAGCTTCGCCTGGCCCTCGACGGCGCGGGCGAGCTCCTCGCGCGCGGCGGCGAGGGCGGCCTCGGCCTGCGCCGCGGCGTCGGGCTCGACCTCGACCTCCACCGGCGCGCCCGGCTCGTGCCGCTCGACCGCGGCGACCGCGGCGGCGATGGCGTCTTCGGAGATGTCGGCCGAGATGGAGCCCTTCGGATCGTCGGACACGCCAGCACCTCACTCCCGTGCGAGCGCGCCGACGCTCTCGCCCCCTATGGGCCAGACCGGCGCAAGTACTGGGAGGGGCAGCGATTCTGACACACGGCCGGGGGGAAAAAAAGGATGTAGGGGCGCGGGCGCCAGGCGACGACGCCGGCCCCGGAGTCGTCCGCCGCGGGGGGGCTGGCCCGACCCCGGACCGCGACTCAGGGCTCGCCGCCGCCGCTCAGGGCGCGGGAGATCTCGCGGGCGGTCAGGTCCACGAGCGGGATGAGCCGGGCGTAGTTCATGCGCGTCGGGCCGATGACGGCGAGCGTGCCGAGCACGTCGTCGCCGCGGACGTACGGCGCCGCGACCACCGACACCTCGCCGTTCACGTCCGGCAGGCCGGCGAGCTCGCTCTCGGCGCCGATGTAGATCTGCACCTCGCGCGAGCGGAGCACGCGGTCGAGGACGCGCAGGATCCGGTCCTTCTCGGCGAAGGCGCGCAGGAGGGCGCGCGCCTTGGTGACGTCGGCGAACTCGGGGGCGTCGAGCACGCTCGCCTCGCCCTCGAGCACCACCTGCGCCTCCGGGCGCCCGGCGCCCTGGGCCTCGGCGGTCTGCTCCGCCAGGCGGAGCGCCTTCGCCAGCAGGCCGTGCAGGGCCGACTCGTCGGCGCGCATGTCGGCCAGGATCCGCTCGCGCAGCTCCTGGAACGGCGCGCTCGCGAGCTTGGCGTTGAGGTAGCTCGCGGCCCGCTCGAGCTCGCTCGCGTCCATGGCGAACTCGAGGGTGAGGAGCTTGTTGGTCACGAGCCCGGCCTGCGAGACGAAGACCGCGAGCACGCGGTTCTCGCGCAGCCGCACGAACTCGAGCTGCCGGACCGGGTCGCTCATCGGCCGCGGCGTCGTCACCACGCCCACGTGGTGGGAGAGCGAGTGCAGGAGCCCGGCGGTGTCCTCGAAGAGCGCGCCGACGTCGGGGGCGGCCTGCGTGGCGCGCTCGATCCGCTCCCGCTCCTGGGCCGAGGGCGGCCGGACCTTGAGGAGCGTGTCCACGTAGAGCCGGTAGCCGCGGCTGGTGGGGACGCGGCCGGACGAGGCGTGCGGCTTCGCGAGGTAGCCGAGCGCCTCGAGGTCGGCCATCACGTTGCGGATGGTCGCCGGCGAGCAGTCGAAGTCGTGCCGTGCGAGGAGCGGCTGGCTCGCGACCGGCTCGCCGCCGTGGATGTAGTCCTGGACCAGCGCGCGGAGGATCTCGCGCTCCCGCCTGCCCAGCTCCGGCGAGTCGGAGGCCATCTCGACCTCAGGGCTCCTCGAGGTGGCGCTGCGCCGCCGCGGCGAGCGCGGGGAAGCGGCCGGCGGCGAGGGCCTGGAAGCGGGCCTGCGCCGTGGCGCGGTCGCCGCGGAGCTCGGCGAGGAGCGCCTCGAGGTGGGTGCGCTCCTCGGGCTGCACGTAGGCGAGCGAGCGGAGGGCCGAGCCGTCGTCGGCCCGGACGGCGTCGCGGAGGGCGGCGCGGGCCTGGGCGGCGTCGCCCCGGGCGTCGGCGAGGAGCGCGACGGCGTAGAGCGGCTCGGGGCGGGTGGGATCGATGCCACGGGCCGACTCGAAGTAGGCGGCGGCGGCGCTGGCGTAGCCGTCGAGGGCGTAGAGCTCGCCCAGGTTCACGAGGGCGAGCTGCTGGTCGCGCGGCGCGCCGCGGGCCACCACCTCCTCGAGGAGCTGGCGGGCGGCGTCCGAGCGGCCCTCGAGGGAGTAGCCGAGGGCGAGGTCGTTCAGGGCCGAGAGCTTGTTCGGGTCGGCGGAGAGGGCTGCCTCGAAGGTGGCACGAGCCGCCTCGGCAGCGCCCGACTGCAGCTGGGCGCGGCCGGGGCCGTCCGGGGAGGCGATGGCCGCCAGGACCGGGGAGGCCTCGGCCTTCACGCCCGGCTGGCCGGCATCGACCCCGCCGCAGGCGGCGAGGGCCAGCAGCGCCAGCAGCGCGGGGTGGAAGCGTGGGCGAAACATGGTTTTCGAGCGCCGCGGCGGCGGCTCCCCAGCTTCGAGTCTAGCGGGGGGGAGTAGGCCTTTCAAGGAAGCGACGGATCGCGCGCTCTGCTCCGGGCGGGGGTGGCGCCCG from Anaeromyxobacter paludicola harbors:
- a CDS encoding penicillin-binding protein activator, producing MSHYLVAVSLVLLACVKRVPEGDEEGGATPQQSAPARGGTGAGPGAARPLPPLPGQGAQVVPPPGALATASIGVAVPLSGRYKAWGDAIVAGLELALADTPYQLVKRDTRGEPGGAAQALAQLAREDQVIAAVGGVTNAEAMAAAQAAQAEGVPFISLSKVDGVTQAGAFVFRNMLTAEAQTAALADFAVARRGLKRFATLYPETSYGQELAGSFAGAVAARGAEVSSSVPYEADRTTFSPMVRDLVGKSSLERRADYRKAAQEIQKNEKDPFRRKKALEKLRKELPPIITFDAVFIPDFAKNVALLAPALAVEDVMTLTCDEPALERFRKATNQPDARAVQLLGANGWDDPALVAKASRYVECAVFVDGFFAGSQRPATRRFVEAFEKQYQHPPTILEASAFDAAGLLRGALEAGAVNREAVRAQLTSGRPWPGATGDLRFDARREPVRQLFFLTAEKGQLRELTPQELSAPGAG
- the dnaJ gene encoding molecular chaperone DnaJ, whose product is MTLEKRDYYEVLGVTRGSTEQEIKSAYRRLAHQYHPDKNEGDKGAEERFKECSEAYAVLSDPDKRARYDQFGHAGAGANPFEGFGGAANINDIFGDIFSEMFGGGTRRSRGRPRGSDLRYHLELSFEEAAFGTTARLELPRPKRCARCEGSGAKPGTQPRTCQTCGGAGEVRLTQGFFSIARTCPRCGGQGKVIVDKCPDCGGAGMQKDVATVEVKVPPGVDTNTRLKLSGEGEPAPSPGGLPGDLYVVVQVREHPIFRREDTEVVYEMPISFTQAALGAALDVPTLDGPVKMKIPAGTQSGKVFRLRGKGIPALNGGGRGDQHVRVVVETPSHLSKEQRELLERFAALSGEDTHPQTRSFWDKVGDLIGAKKR
- the dnaK gene encoding molecular chaperone DnaK produces the protein MGKVIGIDLGTTNSCVAVMEGGEPVVIPNSEGSRTTPSMVAFTESGERLVGQIAKRQAITNPDSTVYVVKRLIGRKMGDAEVSRTASLVPYHIVPADNGDAWVEVDRKRYSPAEVSAMVLAKMKQTAEDYLGESVTEAIVTCPAYFNDAQRQATKDGGRIAGLEVLRIINEPTAAALAYGIDRQEEGRSEKIAVYDLGGGTFDITILELNSGVFEVKATNGDTFLGGEDFDQRIIDWLADRFREQHRIDLRKDRMALQRLKEAAERAKHELSSAGETEVNLPFITADPATGPKHLSETIDRKTLEELVGDLVEKTIEPCQIALADAGVKPQELDNVILVGGMTRMPKVQEVVKRFFGREPHKGVNPDEVVAVGAAIQGGVLKGEVKDVLLLDVSPLSLGVETAGGVFTKIIEKNTTVPAKKSQVFSTAVDNQPLVSVHVLQGEREMAADNKTLARFELVGIPPAPRGVPQIEVSFDIDANGIVHVSAKDLGTGKTQQIRITASSGLSEDEIQRMIRDAESNQTDDKRKRELADARNNAEGLIYTTEKSVEEYASALKPNDLAEIKADLEALKAVLGADDPARIKEALTRLEGSAYRIADAIYASTSGG
- a CDS encoding nucleotide exchange factor GrpE is translated as MSDDPKGSISADISEDAIAAAVAAVERHEPGAPVEVEVEPDAAAQAEAALAAAREELARAVEGQAKLRAELDEAQSRLLRTAADLENTRKRAAREKEELKKFAAERLLHDLVPVVDNLDRALAAAPEGDPLAGGVKLVLKSFEDALARHGVRIFSALGDPFDPRVHEAIMQVEGDAEPGTVVFQHGRGFLLAERLLRPAMVGVAVARQGAAAAEPPPAAVPAPEALPAEGEGAAAAPAAPPAAPADGAGQP
- the hrcA gene encoding heat-inducible transcriptional repressor HrcA is translated as MASDSPELGRREREILRALVQDYIHGGEPVASQPLLARHDFDCSPATIRNVMADLEALGYLAKPHASSGRVPTSRGYRLYVDTLLKVRPPSAQERERIERATQAAPDVGALFEDTAGLLHSLSHHVGVVTTPRPMSDPVRQLEFVRLRENRVLAVFVSQAGLVTNKLLTLEFAMDASELERAASYLNAKLASAPFQELRERILADMRADESALHGLLAKALRLAEQTAEAQGAGRPEAQVVLEGEASVLDAPEFADVTKARALLRAFAEKDRILRVLDRVLRSREVQIYIGAESELAGLPDVNGEVSVVAAPYVRGDDVLGTLAVIGPTRMNYARLIPLVDLTAREISRALSGGGEP
- a CDS encoding tetratricopeptide repeat protein, with amino-acid sequence MFRPRFHPALLALLALAACGGVDAGQPGVKAEASPVLAAIASPDGPGRAQLQSGAAEAARATFEAALSADPNKLSALNDLALGYSLEGRSDAARQLLEEVVARGAPRDQQLALVNLGELYALDGYASAAAAYFESARGIDPTRPEPLYAVALLADARGDAAQARAALRDAVRADDGSALRSLAYVQPEERTHLEALLAELRGDRATAQARFQALAAGRFPALAAAAQRHLEEP